The proteins below come from a single Nocardiopsis gilva YIM 90087 genomic window:
- a CDS encoding TcpE family conjugal transfer membrane protein, which yields MDLPTYTNIWRIEKRLYKLYDFRLPQPVSVVFLGVLLGTYAIWFALLAVIGVPFTTDPPWHVLWLVPPFVITFFATRPVMEGKRLSELVVSQVRYMAEARVYTSLSPEREPTEVRVAVRVWHRDPAAGPLPVIHKKTAHQRDTVRAAQGAPALAEIERPVERDRARTSVGGDAVNHGTPEAEPLPTPSAAGPAASVRPPRAAPPLALDTKRKQRREIEDDERPRAAEPIASPEPVESTERVEPIKEAEAARPPAPVHFTEESADRPAPKRGVGLRVLNYFGFALPKQDRPAPTHPAGPERAARPATTDRATDTDPTTAGARGGPIPGLDLTDQDDDGRADHDAEWISDLGSSSGQTPWPLSSKAAYERGDTGPMAPLDVDDARASGKDTDVAARRRAEEMMSAPEPAPSEVPEPEEPAAEAPSEQAEAEIAEPRATTEQPQAAPEPVSARELRAPAGLAPQHRLRARAQAVEATRRLERRRATLLEPTQPNHAASITPAEPEQPSPSSEPTPEAAEAAPFHPDATSDARDDLRERERVAPPPPVERAHGLGDPASPEESHEEPVDKSPRRRPHAAPWDLPVSSHFYEPRGSKETPDTSDEPQPTATDDTEDNDASRTTGDATRSADQEPAPAASSTGKPSLELDHGTGEHKDMSGVLRVFSPQSATDSSESDTATESASSATASTDEERDSTTVEFEESAPAVEGEFDYAPVAVDTPDISETPATADDEPDASAAQHAPKAHTTPRPVSDDTTDSRPEAAAAADTTESAERPRNAAEAERLEVLDRHLSRTDTPPPPPPRFADADGPKPRPQVDWFTDDPAATAAPASTQHKDAKQQTTPASTTSTPSTDTPAGQPRPKPSGDTTSDKRAAPAASTADAADTTHAAPDSSGDQPAAANKPPLELDHGTGEHESFSEIGAAPRRATPADLEAAEAAALRSRQRQSTRDTVPEQSTDAPTSTSDASADSAPTPAPAPERPAASASDAHPRERVTPREKKPDTVSTAKSDTGRSERLSRSMRSNPTGGTPAIGAHPEKSESGRTPSPRRSTPRPVGPIQRTPTTSGKRPEGHGPRDAHHVDDGVFNRVAQNARRISDLFGTTPPGQPPEHTGEATDDAKGVASGTGTPAGEGQDKPTLQLDHGTGEQASLTDTPHGTPARHDDASGHTEDTPTAGGTRGWRRLARVVTGGSTVPQRSDLSEEDVERLRTPLRGTRRVVVLGCTGGAGQTVTTLMLGHTLAAHRDERVVAVDVNPGLNALSRRVRTETPETLTSLLANADSVHGYLGMRKYTSQAKSGLEVVSTLDDPYVQTLDDRDYAGLTSLLANYYGLTLLDPAATGVARALPIADGLVLVAPASADAARAVDMTFEWLDGHGYASLRMRAVVVVNGVSKRSLGDVDDAERVARGRCRAIVRVPWDDHLAAGKIVDVTALRATTRRAHAALGGVLLHGLNGGAGSGRAPAGPGHGPGTGTRAPSGARR from the coding sequence GTGGACCTGCCCACGTACACCAACATCTGGCGCATCGAGAAGCGGCTGTACAAGCTCTACGATTTCCGACTGCCGCAGCCGGTCTCGGTCGTCTTCCTTGGTGTTCTCCTGGGCACGTATGCCATCTGGTTCGCGCTGCTCGCCGTCATCGGCGTGCCGTTCACGACCGATCCGCCCTGGCACGTGCTCTGGCTGGTCCCGCCCTTCGTCATCACCTTCTTCGCGACCCGACCGGTCATGGAAGGGAAGCGGCTCAGCGAGCTGGTGGTGTCGCAGGTCCGGTACATGGCCGAGGCCCGCGTCTACACCAGCCTCAGCCCGGAACGCGAGCCCACCGAGGTGCGGGTCGCGGTGCGCGTGTGGCACCGCGACCCCGCCGCGGGCCCGCTCCCAGTGATCCACAAGAAGACCGCGCACCAGCGGGACACGGTCCGCGCCGCGCAGGGCGCGCCCGCCCTGGCCGAGATCGAGCGGCCGGTGGAGCGCGACCGGGCGCGCACCAGTGTGGGGGGCGACGCCGTGAACCACGGCACCCCGGAGGCCGAGCCGCTGCCGACGCCGTCGGCGGCAGGACCCGCGGCATCCGTCCGTCCCCCGCGGGCCGCGCCACCGCTGGCACTCGACACCAAGCGAAAGCAGCGGCGTGAGATCGAGGACGACGAGCGGCCCCGCGCCGCCGAGCCCATCGCGTCCCCTGAGCCGGTGGAGTCGACCGAGCGCGTCGAGCCGATCAAGGAAGCCGAGGCCGCCCGTCCGCCAGCGCCCGTCCACTTCACCGAGGAGTCCGCGGATCGGCCCGCCCCCAAGCGCGGTGTGGGCCTGAGGGTCCTCAACTACTTCGGCTTCGCCCTGCCGAAACAGGACCGGCCCGCCCCCACCCACCCGGCAGGTCCGGAGCGGGCGGCCCGACCCGCCACCACGGACCGGGCCACCGACACCGACCCCACCACCGCCGGGGCGCGGGGCGGCCCCATTCCCGGCCTCGACCTCACCGACCAGGACGACGACGGCCGCGCGGACCACGACGCCGAGTGGATCTCCGACCTCGGCAGCTCCTCCGGCCAGACGCCCTGGCCGCTGTCGTCCAAGGCCGCCTACGAGCGCGGCGACACCGGTCCGATGGCGCCGCTCGACGTGGATGACGCGCGTGCCAGCGGCAAGGACACCGACGTCGCCGCCCGCCGCCGCGCCGAGGAGATGATGTCGGCCCCCGAACCGGCCCCATCGGAGGTGCCCGAGCCCGAGGAGCCGGCTGCGGAGGCACCTTCCGAGCAGGCCGAGGCAGAGATCGCGGAGCCCAGGGCCACCACGGAGCAGCCACAGGCAGCCCCCGAACCCGTGTCGGCCCGCGAGCTGCGCGCACCGGCCGGCCTCGCGCCCCAGCACCGGCTGCGTGCCCGGGCCCAGGCGGTCGAGGCCACCCGCCGCCTGGAACGCCGGCGTGCCACGCTCCTGGAGCCGACCCAGCCCAACCACGCCGCTTCGATCACGCCCGCAGAGCCCGAGCAGCCCTCGCCGTCCAGCGAGCCGACGCCCGAGGCCGCAGAGGCGGCACCATTCCACCCCGACGCGACATCCGACGCTCGGGACGACCTCCGGGAGCGGGAACGCGTGGCACCCCCGCCGCCGGTCGAGCGTGCCCATGGCCTGGGAGACCCCGCCTCTCCCGAAGAAAGCCACGAAGAGCCTGTGGATAAGAGTCCCCGCCGCCGCCCGCATGCGGCACCGTGGGACCTGCCCGTGTCCTCACACTTCTACGAACCGCGCGGCTCGAAGGAGACGCCGGATACGTCCGACGAGCCGCAGCCGACGGCCACCGACGACACCGAGGACAACGACGCATCTCGCACCACAGGAGACGCCACGCGATCCGCAGACCAGGAACCCGCTCCGGCGGCTTCCTCCACCGGTAAGCCCTCGCTCGAACTCGACCACGGGACGGGCGAGCACAAAGACATGTCCGGTGTCCTGCGCGTCTTCTCCCCCCAGTCGGCCACCGACAGCTCCGAGAGCGACACCGCCACGGAAAGCGCTTCGTCCGCCACAGCCTCCACGGACGAGGAGCGCGACTCCACGACCGTCGAGTTCGAGGAGTCCGCCCCCGCTGTGGAGGGAGAGTTCGACTACGCCCCGGTCGCCGTGGACACCCCGGACATCTCCGAGACCCCGGCGACCGCGGACGACGAGCCGGACGCGTCCGCCGCACAGCACGCTCCGAAAGCCCACACGACACCTCGACCCGTGAGCGACGATACGACCGACTCCCGCCCGGAGGCCGCCGCGGCGGCGGACACCACCGAATCCGCCGAACGCCCCAGGAACGCCGCCGAGGCCGAGCGCCTGGAGGTCCTCGACCGTCACCTGAGCCGGACCGACACCCCGCCGCCCCCGCCGCCGCGCTTCGCCGACGCCGACGGGCCGAAGCCGCGTCCGCAGGTCGACTGGTTCACCGACGACCCAGCCGCCACGGCGGCTCCGGCCAGCACCCAGCACAAAGACGCGAAGCAGCAGACGACTCCAGCGTCCACGACGTCCACACCCTCGACCGACACGCCCGCCGGTCAGCCGCGCCCGAAGCCAAGCGGCGACACCACGAGCGACAAGCGCGCCGCCCCCGCCGCATCCACCGCAGACGCCGCGGACACCACACACGCCGCCCCCGACAGCAGCGGAGATCAGCCCGCTGCCGCCAACAAGCCGCCGCTGGAACTCGACCACGGCACCGGCGAACACGAGAGCTTCTCCGAGATCGGCGCCGCGCCGCGCCGCGCGACGCCCGCCGACCTGGAAGCCGCCGAAGCCGCCGCGCTCCGCTCTCGACAGCGCCAGAGCACCCGCGACACCGTGCCCGAGCAGAGCACCGACGCACCGACCAGCACCTCGGACGCATCCGCGGATTCCGCCCCGACTCCCGCCCCCGCTCCCGAGCGCCCGGCGGCGTCCGCTTCGGATGCGCACCCGCGTGAACGCGTCACTCCACGTGAGAAGAAGCCCGACACCGTCAGCACTGCGAAGTCCGACACCGGGCGGTCCGAACGCCTGTCCCGCAGCATGCGGTCGAACCCGACCGGCGGCACCCCCGCCATCGGCGCGCACCCGGAGAAGTCCGAGAGCGGTAGGACGCCGTCGCCACGCCGCTCCACACCGCGCCCGGTCGGTCCCATCCAGCGCACCCCCACGACGAGCGGCAAGCGCCCGGAGGGCCACGGCCCGCGCGATGCGCACCACGTCGACGACGGCGTGTTCAACCGGGTCGCGCAGAACGCGCGGCGGATCAGCGACCTCTTCGGCACCACACCGCCGGGGCAGCCCCCGGAACACACCGGGGAAGCGACCGACGACGCCAAGGGCGTCGCCTCCGGCACCGGCACGCCCGCGGGCGAGGGGCAGGACAAGCCGACCCTGCAGCTCGATCACGGCACCGGCGAGCAGGCCAGCCTGACGGACACCCCGCACGGCACGCCCGCGCGGCACGACGACGCCTCCGGCCATACCGAGGACACGCCCACCGCGGGCGGGACGCGGGGCTGGCGGCGCCTGGCCCGCGTCGTCACCGGCGGCTCCACGGTGCCGCAGCGCTCGGACCTGTCCGAGGAGGACGTCGAGCGCCTGCGCACGCCGCTGCGCGGGACACGCCGGGTCGTCGTGCTGGGCTGCACCGGCGGGGCCGGGCAGACGGTCACCACGCTCATGCTCGGCCACACGCTCGCCGCGCACCGCGACGAACGGGTCGTGGCGGTCGACGTCAACCCGGGGTTGAACGCCCTCTCCCGCCGCGTGCGGACGGAGACGCCCGAGACCCTCACCTCCCTCCTTGCCAACGCCGACTCCGTGCACGGCTACCTCGGCATGCGCAAGTACACGTCCCAGGCCAAGAGCGGGCTGGAGGTCGTGTCGACGCTCGACGACCCCTACGTGCAGACGCTCGACGACCGCGACTACGCCGGACTGACCAGCCTGCTGGCGAACTACTACGGGCTCACCCTGCTCGACCCAGCGGCGACCGGGGTCGCGCGGGCCCTGCCCATCGCCGACGGGCTGGTGCTCGTGGCCCCGGCGAGCGCGGACGCCGCGCGCGCCGTGGACATGACGTTCGAGTGGCTGGACGGGCACGGATACGCGAGCCTGCGCATGCGGGCCGTGGTCGTGGTCAACGGGGTGAGCAAGCGCAGCCTCGGGGATGTGGACGACGCCGAGCGGGTGGCGCGCGGGCGCTGTCGGGCGATCGTGCGGGTGCCGTGGGACGACCACCTGGCGGCGGGAAAGATCGTGGACGTCACGGCGCTGCGGGCCACCACACGGCGCGCGCACGCGGCGCTCGGCGGCGTTCTGCTCCACGGCCTCAACGGCGGCGCCGGATCCGGCCGGGCACCTGCCGGCCCTGGCCACGGCCCCGGCACCGGTACACGCGCACCCTCGGGAGCCCGCCGGTGA
- the ychF gene encoding redox-regulated ATPase YchF has product MSLSIGIVGLPNVGKSTLFNALTKNEALAANYPFATIEPNVGVVGVPDPRLDKLAEMFSSAKVLPATVDFVDIAGIVRGASEGEGLGNQFLANIREADAICQVIREFNDPDVTHVDGAIDAARDISTIDTELVLADLQTLEKALPRLEKDAKRNAKDKDAQLALETARAAQEVLNKGERLFSGGPAAGIDLSVIRELNLMTTKPFIYVFNLDSDELADQDLRAKLAELVAPAEAIFLDAKIESELAELDDDEAAEMLAEMGQQESGLAWLARVGFDTLGLQTYLTAGPKEARAWTIKKGATAPEAAGVIHTDFQRGFIKAEVVSFDDLVEAGSMQAAKSKGKVRMEGKDYVMADGDVVEFRFNV; this is encoded by the coding sequence GTGAGTCTGTCAATTGGGATCGTCGGCCTGCCGAACGTCGGTAAGTCCACGCTGTTCAACGCGCTAACCAAGAACGAAGCTCTGGCGGCGAACTACCCGTTCGCCACCATCGAGCCCAACGTCGGTGTCGTGGGGGTGCCCGACCCGCGCCTGGACAAGCTGGCCGAGATGTTCTCCTCCGCCAAGGTCCTCCCGGCGACCGTCGACTTCGTCGACATCGCCGGCATCGTCCGCGGGGCCTCGGAGGGGGAGGGGCTGGGCAACCAGTTCCTCGCCAACATCCGCGAGGCCGACGCGATCTGCCAGGTCATCCGGGAGTTCAACGACCCTGACGTGACCCACGTCGACGGCGCCATCGACGCCGCCCGCGACATCTCCACCATCGACACCGAGCTGGTCCTCGCCGACCTGCAGACGCTGGAGAAGGCGCTGCCGCGGCTGGAGAAGGACGCCAAGCGCAACGCCAAGGACAAGGACGCCCAGCTCGCGCTGGAGACCGCCAGGGCCGCGCAGGAGGTCCTGAACAAGGGGGAGCGCCTGTTCAGCGGCGGCCCGGCCGCCGGGATCGACCTGTCGGTCATCCGCGAGCTCAACCTGATGACGACAAAGCCGTTCATCTACGTGTTCAACCTCGACTCCGATGAACTGGCCGACCAGGACCTGCGCGCCAAGCTCGCCGAGCTGGTCGCCCCGGCCGAGGCGATCTTCCTGGACGCCAAGATCGAGTCCGAGCTCGCCGAGCTTGACGATGACGAGGCCGCCGAGATGCTCGCCGAGATGGGGCAGCAGGAGTCCGGCCTGGCCTGGCTGGCCCGGGTCGGCTTCGACACCCTCGGCCTGCAGACTTACCTCACCGCCGGGCCGAAGGAGGCCCGCGCCTGGACCATCAAGAAGGGCGCGACCGCTCCCGAGGCCGCCGGTGTCATCCACACCGACTTCCAGCGCGGCTTCATCAAGGCCGAGGTCGTCTCCTTCGACGACCTCGTCGAGGCCGGCTCCATGCAGGCGGCCAAGTCCAAGGGCAAGGTCCGCATGGAGGGCAAGGACTACGTGATGGCCGACGGCGACGTCGTGGAGTTCCGCTTCAACGTCTGA
- a CDS encoding conjugal transfer protein has translation MAGRSTARRGGAPDDTVAADDYDGAQVPGRGPRAGSGGRWWVWVGRAVLWAFIIVVIFNGLWMPIRDSLAEPSAEPTAESDEPDFPESAASAFALRFAETYLNAKKGKGTERAEELAAFVPDGKVAELNLSGAELTGRDIQVVGVDPQDDNNAVVTLSADINGDPMRLDVPVYAADNGASLVVSGRPALLAAPAKAELPAPKGVENDSGTRDELEPRLKRFFEAYAETPEHLPSYLADGAHVAQLPAGSLKFAGLEELVVPAKTANGNDDVRQATATVKWRLAGEKGDDPAELTQSYRLSVIKDGDDWKVLDVQGAPGSFGR, from the coding sequence ATGGCTGGCAGGTCGACCGCGCGACGCGGTGGCGCGCCTGACGACACCGTGGCGGCCGACGACTACGACGGCGCCCAGGTCCCGGGGCGCGGCCCGCGCGCCGGATCCGGTGGTCGATGGTGGGTCTGGGTGGGGCGGGCCGTCCTGTGGGCCTTCATCATCGTGGTCATCTTCAACGGCCTGTGGATGCCCATCCGCGACAGCCTCGCCGAGCCCTCCGCCGAGCCCACGGCCGAGAGCGACGAACCGGACTTCCCCGAGAGCGCGGCCTCCGCCTTCGCGCTGCGGTTCGCCGAGACCTACCTGAACGCCAAGAAGGGCAAGGGGACCGAGCGCGCCGAGGAGCTCGCCGCGTTCGTACCCGACGGCAAGGTCGCCGAGCTCAACCTCTCCGGCGCCGAACTCACCGGTCGCGACATCCAGGTGGTCGGCGTCGACCCGCAGGACGACAACAACGCCGTCGTCACCCTCAGCGCCGACATCAACGGCGACCCGATGCGCCTCGACGTCCCCGTCTACGCCGCCGACAACGGCGCCTCCCTCGTCGTCTCCGGCCGCCCCGCCCTCCTCGCGGCACCGGCCAAGGCCGAGCTGCCCGCCCCCAAGGGCGTCGAGAACGACTCCGGCACCCGCGACGAGCTGGAACCCCGCCTCAAGCGCTTCTTCGAGGCCTACGCCGAGACCCCCGAACACCTGCCCAGCTACCTGGCGGACGGCGCCCACGTGGCCCAGTTGCCTGCGGGCAGTCTGAAATTCGCCGGATTGGAAGAACTGGTAGTTCCGGCGAAGACCGCGAACGGCAATGATGATGTACGACAGGCGACGGCCACGGTGAAGTGGCGGCTCGCGGGTGAGAAAGGGGATGACCCCGCGGAACTCACCCAGAGTTACCGATTGTCCGTGATCAAGGACGGCGACGACTGGAAGGTCCTGGATGTCCAGGGAGCGCCGGGGTCGTTCGGCAGGTAA
- a CDS encoding ATP-binding protein, with amino-acid sequence MNGSRSGSRLAVRYFDDRILLSDAEAWAYFRLPKVSYEFSTPEEREALATNITIALAAIRMDDAEVHLRVAHRTYPAAEWATKLDATSDSGPGWFDYLDEMYRHVWAKDFWTKEVYLGVRLGQRGGVRGQFSQGVFAQLFNAYQRTEQVLGMEDDAIDDREIARWTDQSERLGRALAASSLHARHATSDQLAWLIRHAVTGTIEEPRTSATDRRTWGKGEIEQLVEGVIQNGRSMLRLDQPSGSTYVAYLSFSRFPDLMPFPDGEPWLHFSDALPFPVELSLRMKLIPPAKASKDVGRKLAHARDMDAHIREAGADLPIALAEQIDAARMLEHGITKERLPFVYGWHRLMVSAPTEDLLNQRVEAVVEHYRDIGIDVTNSTGDQFALFLESMPGDRIRLNAYAQRQPLRTIAGGMPTATVEVGDRHDPGAGGGGWTGPYIGETLGRARSIVHFDPMVAAARNRPTAIAITGEPGGGKTTLALLLIHQLALRGVTVAAIDPKGDAESLVRLLQRRGRKARIMSLGSAEPGLLDPFSFGDDLAAQKTMATETLRLLLPRMSEERESAMIQAVAAVANQPRPSLDKVVQFLEDSDDAASRNLGAVLRSMSEMRLASLCFDPQGDTQIDTEGWTTVFTLGGLTLPDSTIQRDDYSYEQRLSVALLYLVSQFARRLMNGLDRHLPKAIFLDEAWAVTSTPEGAKLVPEVSRMGRSRNTALILVSQNAGDLLNEQVTNCLSSVFTFRSTERHEVESVMALLGVEPSEDHMGMLRNLGNGECIFRDLDGRAGRIAVDLVSEELLRWLDTNPTRQRPDADDDGGTDSALVGTGGSGIGTTRQE; translated from the coding sequence ATGAACGGCAGCAGGAGTGGCAGCCGCCTGGCGGTCCGCTACTTCGACGACCGCATCCTGCTCAGCGACGCGGAAGCCTGGGCCTACTTCCGGCTGCCCAAGGTCTCCTACGAGTTCTCCACCCCCGAGGAACGCGAAGCCCTCGCCACCAACATCACCATCGCCCTCGCCGCCATCCGGATGGACGACGCCGAGGTCCACCTGCGCGTCGCCCACCGCACCTACCCGGCCGCCGAGTGGGCTACCAAGCTCGACGCGACCTCCGACTCCGGTCCCGGCTGGTTCGACTACCTCGACGAGATGTACCGGCACGTGTGGGCCAAGGACTTCTGGACCAAGGAGGTCTACCTCGGCGTGCGGCTCGGCCAGCGCGGCGGGGTGCGCGGGCAGTTCAGCCAGGGTGTCTTCGCCCAGCTGTTCAACGCCTACCAGCGCACCGAGCAGGTGCTGGGCATGGAGGACGACGCGATCGACGACCGCGAGATCGCCCGCTGGACCGACCAGTCCGAGCGCCTCGGCCGGGCGCTGGCGGCCAGTTCGCTGCACGCCCGCCACGCCACCTCCGACCAGCTCGCCTGGCTCATCCGGCACGCCGTGACCGGGACGATCGAGGAACCCCGTACTTCGGCCACCGACCGCCGCACCTGGGGCAAGGGGGAGATCGAGCAGCTCGTCGAGGGCGTGATCCAGAACGGGCGCTCGATGCTCCGCCTCGACCAGCCCTCCGGCTCCACCTACGTCGCCTACCTCTCCTTCTCCCGGTTCCCCGACCTGATGCCGTTCCCCGACGGCGAGCCGTGGCTGCACTTCTCCGACGCGCTGCCGTTCCCCGTTGAGCTCAGCCTGCGGATGAAGCTCATCCCGCCGGCCAAGGCCAGCAAGGACGTCGGCCGCAAGCTCGCCCACGCCCGCGACATGGACGCGCACATCCGCGAGGCCGGGGCCGACCTGCCCATCGCGCTCGCCGAGCAGATCGACGCCGCGCGCATGCTGGAGCACGGCATCACCAAGGAGCGGCTGCCGTTCGTCTACGGCTGGCACCGGCTGATGGTGTCGGCGCCCACCGAGGACCTTCTCAACCAGCGGGTGGAGGCGGTGGTGGAGCACTACCGCGACATCGGCATCGACGTCACCAACTCCACGGGCGACCAGTTCGCGCTGTTCCTGGAGTCCATGCCGGGCGACCGGATCCGGCTCAACGCCTACGCCCAGCGTCAGCCGCTGCGCACGATCGCCGGGGGGATGCCGACCGCCACCGTCGAGGTGGGCGACCGGCACGACCCGGGCGCGGGCGGAGGCGGCTGGACCGGGCCCTACATCGGGGAAACCCTCGGACGGGCGCGCTCGATCGTGCACTTCGACCCGATGGTCGCGGCGGCGCGCAACCGGCCCACGGCCATCGCCATCACCGGGGAGCCGGGCGGTGGGAAGACGACCCTGGCGCTCCTCCTCATCCACCAGCTCGCCTTACGCGGCGTGACGGTGGCGGCCATCGACCCCAAGGGCGACGCCGAGTCCCTCGTCCGCCTCCTCCAGCGGCGCGGGCGCAAGGCGCGGATCATGTCCCTGGGATCGGCCGAGCCCGGCCTGCTCGACCCGTTCTCCTTCGGCGACGACCTCGCGGCGCAGAAGACGATGGCCACCGAAACCCTTCGCCTGCTCCTGCCCAGAATGAGCGAAGAGCGGGAGTCGGCCATGATCCAGGCGGTGGCCGCCGTCGCCAACCAGCCGCGGCCCAGCCTCGACAAGGTCGTCCAGTTCCTGGAGGACTCCGACGACGCGGCGTCGCGCAACCTGGGGGCGGTGCTGCGCTCCATGTCGGAGATGCGGCTGGCGAGCCTGTGCTTCGACCCCCAGGGCGACACCCAGATCGACACCGAGGGGTGGACCACGGTCTTCACCCTCGGCGGGCTCACGCTGCCCGACTCCACCATCCAGCGTGACGACTACTCCTACGAGCAGCGGCTCAGCGTGGCCCTGCTCTACCTGGTCAGCCAGTTCGCCCGGAGACTCATGAACGGGCTCGACCGCCACCTGCCCAAGGCCATCTTCCTGGACGAGGCCTGGGCCGTGACCTCGACACCGGAGGGCGCCAAGCTGGTGCCCGAGGTGTCGCGCATGGGGCGGTCGCGCAACACCGCGCTGATTCTGGTCAGCCAGAACGCGGGTGACCTGCTCAACGAGCAGGTGACCAACTGCCTGTCCAGCGTGTTCACCTTTCGGTCGACCGAACGCCACGAGGTCGAGAGCGTCATGGCCCTGCTCGGGGTTGAGCCCTCCGAGGACCACATGGGCATGCTGCGCAACCTCGGCAACGGCGAGTGCATCTTCCGCGACCTGGACGGCCGCGCGGGACGTATCGCCGTCGACCTGGTGTCCGAGGAGCTGCTGCGGTGGCTCGACACCAACCCGACACGCCAGAGGCCCGACGCGGACGACGATGGCGGTACCGACAGTGCCCTGGTGGGTACCGGTGGCAGTGGTATCGGGACCACAAGGCAGGAGTAG